A portion of the Rhinopithecus roxellana isolate Shanxi Qingling chromosome 19, ASM756505v1, whole genome shotgun sequence genome contains these proteins:
- the SLFN14 gene encoding protein SLFN14, protein MESLKTDTEMPYPEVIVDVGKVIFGEENRKKMTNSYLKRSENSKIIRAICALLNSGGGVIKAETDDKTYSYQCHGLGQDLETSFQKLLPSGSQKYLDYMQQGHNLLIFVKSWSPDVFSLPLRICSLRSNLYQRDVTSAINLSASSALALLREKCFRAQRGRPRVKKLHPQQVLDRYIQEEEDMRILASEFFKKDKLMYKEKLNFTESTHVEFKRFTTKKVIPRIKEMLPHYVSAFANTQGGYVLIGVDDKSKEVVGCKWEKVNPDLLKKEIENCIEKLPTFHFCCEKPKVNFTTKILNVYQKDVLDGYVCVIQVEPFCCVVFAEAPDSWIMKDNSVTRLTAEQWVVMMLDTQSAPSSLVTDYNSYLISSASSARKSPGYPIKVHEFKEALQRHLFPVTQQEVQFKPESLCKKLFSDHKELEGLMKTLIHPCSQGIVIFSRSWAGDVGFRKEQNVLCDALLIAVNSPVVLYTILIDPDWLGGLEYARNTAHQLKQKLQAVGGYTGKMCIIPRLIHLTSTQSRPGEILLRYPRSYRLADEEEMEDLLQALVVVCLCSRSLLSDQLGCEFFNLLIMEQSELLSESLQETRELFIHCFPGIRKTALAIKIMEKIKNLFHCKPKEILYVCESDSLKDFVTQQTTCQAVTRKTFMQGEFLKIKHIVMDETENFCSKYGNWYMKAKNITHPKAKGAGSENLHHGILWLFLDPFQIHHADVNGLPPPSAQFPRKTITSGIHCALEIANVMKEEMKRIKENPPSNISPDTLALFRGTAYEEGMRAQALPGVCETKTNLTTEQIANYVAGKCHSLFQCGYLPKDIAILCRRGEDRGRYKLALLKAMELIETHRASEVVFSQATGVCGSHIILDSIQQFSGLERTIVFGLSPECDQSEEFHKLCFASRAIKHLYLLYEKRATF, encoded by the exons ATGGAGAGTCTCAAGACTGATACTGAAATGCCCTATCCTGAGGTAATAGTTGATGTgggcaaagtgatttttggggaagaaaacaggaagaagatGACCAACAGCTATTTGAAAAGATCTGAGAATTCTAAAATTATCCGGGCTATATGTGCACTGTTAAATTCTGGAGGTGGTGTGATCAAAGCAGAGACTGATGATAAAACCTATAGTTACCAATGCCATGGGCTGGGACAGGATTTGGAAACTTCTTTTCAAAAGCTCCTTCCTTCAGGTTCACAGAAATACCTTGACTACATGCAGCAGGGGCACAATCTCCTGATTTTTGTGAAGTCATGGAGCCCAGATGTTTTCAGCCTTCCACTAAGGATTTGCAGCTTGCGCTCCAATTTATATCAGAGAGATGTAACTTCTGCTATCAACTTGAGTGCTAGCAGTGCCCTGGCGCTTCTCAGAGAGAAATGTTTCAGAGCCCAAAGAGGAAGACCAAGGGTGAAGAAATTGCATCCTCAGCAGGTTCTTGATCGATACATTCAGGAAGAGGAAGATATGAGGATATTGgcctcagaattttttaaaaaggacaaactCATGTATAAGGAGAAACTCAACTTTACTGAGTCAACACATGTCGAATTTAAAAGGTTCACCACCAAAAAGGTCATACCTCGGATTAAAGAAATGCTGCCTCATTATGTTTCTGCATTTGCCAACACTCAAGGGGGATATGTCCTCATTGGGGTGGATGATAAGAGCAAAGAAGTGGTTGGATGTAAGTGGGAAAAAGTGAATCctgatttattaaaaaaagaaatcgaAAACTGCATTGAAAAACTGCCTACATTCCACTTCTGCTGTGAGAAGCCAAAGGTAAATTTCACTACAAAAATCCTGAATGTGTACCAAAAAGATGTCCTGGATGGTTATGTCTGTGTGATTCAAGTGGAGCCCTTCTGTTGTGTGGTGTTTGCAGAGGCCCCAGATTCCTGGATCATGAAAGACAATTCTGTCACACGGCTGACAGCTGAGCAGTGGGTGGTCATGATGCTGGATACTCAGTCAG CTCCTTCCAGCTTGGTCACAGACTACAACTCTTACCTGATTTCATCAGCTTCATCTGCAAGAAAAAGTCCTGGATATCCCATAAAAGTCCATGAATTTAAGGAGGCTCTGCAACGACATTTGTTTCCAG TGACACAGCAAGAGGTACAATTTAAACCGGAATCCCTCTGTAAGAAGCTGTTCTCAGATCATAAAGAACTGGAGGGATTAATGAAGACCCTGATACATCCTTGTTCTCAggggattgtgatattttctagAAGCTGGGCTGGTGATGTTGGCTTCAGGAAAGAACAGAATGTCCTGTGTGATGCTCTCCTAATAGCAGTTAACAGCCCCGTGGTACTCTATACAATCTTAATAGACCCCGATTGGCTTGGAGGACTTGAATATGCCCGAAACACAGCTCATCAGTTGAAGCAGAAACTGCAAGCTGTTGGTGGTTACACAGGGAAAATGTGCATCATTCCAAGGCTGATACACCTGACCAGCACACAGAGTAGACCTGGTGAGATCCTGCTGCGCTACCCCAGGTCCTACAGGCTTGCTGATGAGGAGGAAATGGAAGACTTGCTGCAGGCTCTTGTGGTGGTCTGCCTGTGCTCAAGATCTCTTCTGAGTGACCAGCTGGGCTGTGAATTTTTCAACTTGCTCATAATGGAGCAGAGCGAGTTGCTTTCTGAGAGTCTTCAGGAGACGCGTGAATTATTCATCCACTGCTTTCCAGGAATCAGGAAGACAGCCCTAGCCATAAAGATCATGGAGAAAATTAAGAACTTGTTTCACTGCAAACCAAAAGAAATCCTCTATGTTTGTGAAAGTGACTCCCTAAAGGATTTTGTGAC CCAACAAACCACCTGCCAAGCTGTGACCCGGAAAACTTTCATGCAAGGGGAGTTTCTAAAGATTAAACACATAGTGATGGATGAGACTGAGAATTTCTGCAGCAAATATGGCAATTGGTACATGAAGGCTAAGAACATCACCCATCCAAAGGCAAAGGGGGCTGGAAGTGAAAACCTTCACCATGGGATTCTCTGGCTTTTTCTTGACCCTTTTCAAATCCATCATGCAGATGTCAATGGCCTTCCCCCTCCATCTGCTCAGTTTCCTCGTAAAACAATCACCAGTGGGATCCACTGTGCTCTGGAAATAGCAAATgttatgaaagaagaaatgaagaggaTCAAAGAAAATCCTCCCTCCAACATATCTCCAGACACATTAGCATTGTTCAGGGGGACTGCCTATGAGGAAGGAATGCGTGCCCAGGCTCTGCCTGGAGTGTGTGAGACAAAGACTAATCTGACAACAGAACAAATAGCTAACTATGTGGCAGGAAAATGTCACAGCCTGTTCCAGTGTGGCTATCTGCCCAAAGATATAGCAATTCTGTGCAGGAGAGGGGAGGACAGAGGACGCTATAAGCTTGCACTGCTAAAAGCAATGGAATTAATTGAGACCCACAGAGCATCAGAGGTTGTGTTTAGCCAGGCCACTGGTGTTTGCGGAAGCCACATTATTTTAGACAGTATTCAGCAATTTTCAGGCCTGGAGAGGACTATCGTGTTTGGGCTTAGTCCAGAATGCGACCAGTCAGAGGAATTTCATAAGCTCTGCTTTGCTTCAAGAGCTATTAAACACCTCTACCTGCTTTATGAAAAGAGGGCAACCTTCtga